In Paenibacillus durus, the DNA window ATGCGACTCATGCGGCTGCTTTTTTGGTACGCCCGGCATGGGCGCTATCTAACCTTTATATTAGGTCGAGAAGACCGGATTTAAACCTGCGGCGGCATTGGCGGCATATGCCAGCAGAGCGGCGCTTCCTCCCGAAGTGTGCCTTCCAGCGGGCCGCCTTCCCGCCGCCAATACTCGATGCCGCCGAGCATCTCTTTGACCCGGTAGCCCTGCGCGGCCAGCCGGGCGGCCGCTTTGGTAGCTCCGTTGCAGGCCGGACCCCAGCAGTACAGGACCAGTACTTTGTCCTGCGGAAGCGCCGCAAGTCCACCGCTGCCAAGATGTCCCGAGGGGAGAGAAACGGCGCCGGGCAGATGCGCTTCTTCATAGGAGCGGGCATCGCGGACATCAACCAGAATAAAGCTTTGGATTCCTTCGCGGATATCGTAAGCAACGTCGGCCACATCGGTCTCAAACCTTCCTTTTGCGGCAAAATAGGCCGTGGCTTCGTCAGGGGAGGCAGCCGGGGCGGCCAGCACCTGCGATTTGGGCTTGAAATTCATGCTGTCATCCTCCTTGAAATGGTGATATGGCTGTTTTCTTTATTTTAGCTTGATTTGGTCATTGCAGTTATCTATAGTATTGGATAACAACTATCGAAATAAATGATATTTAAATAGGAGAGATGCGGGATGGAGCTTACCTATTTGCGTACCTTTTGCGAGGTTGCCGCCAGCGGCAGCCATACACGGGCGGCGGAAAACCTGGGGTACGCGCAGTCCAGCGTCACGGCTCAGATCGCCAAGCTGGAGGAAATGTATGGGGCGAAGCTGCTGGAGCGTTCGGGGAGGGGGATGGCCCCGACCTTTGCCGGCAGAACGCTGCTCCGTTATGCCCGCCAAATGCTGGCGCTGAGCGAGGAAGCGAAGGAGGTCATCGCCGAAGGGCAGACGGGAGAGCTGGCGATCGGTTCGATTGAGACGCTTGCCGCCTATTTTTTGCCGCAGCGGCTGCATCAGTACCGTAAGCAGTATCCGGATATCCGCATCCGTGTCCTGCCAGGCTCTGAAACTGACATTATTGCCGCCGTACGGAATAAATCCGCCGATTTCGGCCTGATTTTTGACATGCCCTATGCATCGGATGAGCTTCAAGTCTTGGCTTTGCAGCCGGAGGAACTGTTCATCATCGTCCATCCCGGACACCCGCTCGCGGGCCATGGTTCGGCAGAGTTGTCCATGCTTGCCGCCGAGCCGCTCGTTCTGACCGAGGATACGTGTACGTACCGGAATTTTTTGCTGCAAAAAATGAGAGGTTTGGGAATGACGCCGAGAGTGGAGCTGGAGTTCGGCAACCTGGAGGGGATCAAGCAGGCCGTCAAGCATGAATGGGGCGTTGCTTTTCTTCCGGGCTATACGGTCTTGGAAGAATTGCGGCGGGGGGAGCTAAGGGCGATTCCAGTGTCGGAAGACGGCGGCAAAGGCTTCTTCATCCAGCTGATATACCGCAAAGACCGCTGGCTGTCCGCTTCCTTCAAGCGATTTATCGAAATGATGCAGGCAGGCGGGTAGAGTAACAAAGCTAAGCCCTTGGAGATACGAGCATGCGGGTGATGCAGGGATACGGCAGCGCAAGCAGAAAGATCAAAAAAGCCGCATTCCGGCAATTCGGTATGCGGCTGTTCAAGTGTATGTCATCAGTTCTTGCACGTTATGAACTGCAGGCGGGATTTGATTTCTTTTTGCCATTTCAAATCTCCTACCTTGACGGCAAGATTAAACAGATCCAGGTAATCATCAACCTTCAGTGACGTCCGGGCAGCGGCTGCGTTCATAAGCATTCAGTCTCCTTAAAATAAATTTAACAATAGTCTTTAATAATGATAATCATTATCACCAAAACCATTATTGTTATTATCCACATACTACGTCGAAAAATCAATATGAAAAGTGAGATATCTCACTTTTAAATGTTACAATTTTAAGCAATGTGACAAGAGAAGGAATATTTAAAATGGGTATGAGGGCTGATAGATACGCTGGGAACGGGTGTTTTATATTGATGTAAGCAGGATATATCCCAATATTTGTCGAAAGATCTTATATAGTTAATAAGTATTCGAAAAGGAGAAATTGTATGAGGCGGTTCAAAGTCATTCTCCTGTTTTTTATTCTGTTTATCCTTTTGCCGGATGCCGCTTACGCTGCAAAAAAACATGTCGTCTACAAGGCGGAACTGGACTATCCTCCCTACAAATACATACAGAATGAATATTTGACCGGCTTTGACATTGATCTCACCAATATGATTTTCGGGAAGCAGGACTACCTGGTTCAGTACGGCAGCGACTCATGGAGCAGGGTATACCGGCAGCTTCGTGACGGAGAGATTGACACAGCGGGAATGATGGCTGTAACCGAGGAGCGGAAAGAGGATGTTCTCTTTTCAAGTCCTGTCATGAAGATCCGTATTTCCGTGTACGCCCGGCAGGATTTAAAGGATGATATCGGTCCGGAACACTTGGGCAATTATAAAGTCGGCGTAGGCGAGGGGCAGTATACCGAAGGCATCCTCCAGCAGAGGCTGGGGGTTTCCGGCTATACGGTTTATCCGACGGTTGCGGAAGCATTAGACGCTCTGCGCAGGGGCGATATTGATCTCCTGTTCGAGAACCAGGCGGTCGTAGATTATCTGATTGTGGAAGAAGGATTGACCGGCAGCATCATACATAAAATGAGAAATCTTTATCCGGCTGACGTGGCTTACGGAATCAGTAAAACTTCACCGGAGCTTGTGCCTTATATTAATGACCGTCTGAAGCAGTTAAAGCGGAGCGGGGCGTTTGAGGAGCTGTACCAGCAGTATTTTTTCAAGCATTCCGAAGATTACCGCAACAGGCTGCAACTAAAGACCATCGCCTGGATCGTCATCGGGTGCTGTCTGCTGGCCGTAGGCGCTTTCCTTCTCAGAATGTATATTAATCATTTGCGCCGGATTATTCAGGCCGAGCAGCAGTTTTTCGAGGATATGATCGAGCATACGGGCGTTTTGGTCTGGGCGGTTTATGAGGACAGGACGGTTCTGCGTCTGAACAAGTACGGTGAAAAAGTCATCGGCCTTAAGGAAAAGGAAATCATCGGAAAAAGCCTGGAGGATGTTGAGGTGAAAGTGCCCGGCGGAAACAGGATGAAGGAGCTGCTGTGCCGGGCGGCCTCGCAGGATTTTGTCAGTCATGTGGAATTTCAGATCCCGGACGGAGTTTCCAAGGGACGATACTTTACGTTTCGGACGACGCTGATTAAGGGACTTGAGGGCAGCAATTCAAAAGCTTTTGTACTGATCGGCATAGATATCGACGAGTCCAAGCGGAATGAACTGGAGCTTCAGTCCAGTTATAGGAAGCTGGAAGCCACTCATTTGGAGCTGGCGGCCGCAAAGGAGAAACTGCAGGATCAGAACGGCAAGTTAAGCTACAGCGAGCAAAGATTCCGCCTGGCTGTGGAAGCCTCCGGCGCCTTTTTGTGGGAATACGATTCCGAGAAGCAGTGGCATTGGGTATCAGAACGCTGGTATGAGGTCATGGGCTATAAACAAGAGGATATGGATCTTTCTGTGGAAGCGGTGCTTAATTTGATCCATCCCGATGACCGGGAGCGGGCAAGAAAGGCCCGGGAGGAGCATTTGGCGGGTCTGACGCCGGTGTACGAAAGTGAATACCGGATGCGGACCAAGGACGGGCATTACTTCTGGTTTGAAGTCAGAGGCAAGGCGACTTACGACAAGCGGAAAGGAATCCAGCTGTTCCTTGGTTCCCTGATTGACATAAGCAACCGGAAACAAATGGAGCTGAAGCTTAGCGGCAGCTATCAGGAGCTTGAAGCGACCTATGAGCAGCTTGCGGCAACGCAGCAGGAGCTTGTAGACCAGTATGATACTCTGCTGGAGAATCAGAGAAAGATGCATCATCTCGCCTATTTCGATTCTTTGAGCCATTTGCCCAACCGTCTATGTCTGCTGGAGACGATGGAGAAGTACTTCCAGCTCCCCGGCCGCAGTGCTGCACTGCTGTTCGTGGATACGGATAATTTCAAATACATCAATGATACGATGGGACATAAGTTCGGCGATATTCTCATCTGCCAGGTCAGCGAAAGACTGCAGTCGATCATTGTCCGTGGCGGCAGCATGCTCTCAAGATTGGGCGGCGATGAATTTGTCATCTTCTTAAAAGATATTGAAGAGCATAAGGAAGTGCTGGCGTTGGCGGAACAGCTGCTCTCCGAGTTCAGGAGGCCGTTCGAGATCGGTGAGAGCAGCGTTTATGTCTCCGCCAGCATCGGGATATCCTTCTACCCGAAAGACGGAAATACGACAGAGGAAATTCTCAAAAATGCGGATGTAGCGATGTACCGTGCCAAAGAAGCGGGTAAAGGCGTTTATGCCGTATACGACAGGGGGATGCACACCGAGTTTAACGAGCGGATGATGATCGAGAAGCATCTGCGCAGCGCGCTGGACAATGAAGAGTTTGAACTGTTCTACCAGCCGCAGGTCGATCTCCGTACAGGCGCTATCTCCGGCTTCGAAGCACTGATCCGCTGGAACAGCCCCGATCTCGGCTTCGTCTCGCCTCTGTCGTTCATCAAGATTGCTGAAGATTCCCGGCTGATTATCCCTATCGGGGAATGGGTGCTCCGGAAGGCCTGCCAGTTCATGTCGGGGTTGTGCCGGCAGAACAATAATTGCTGTAAAATTGCGGTCAATATCTCGGTTATTCAACTGCTGCAGGACGATTTTATCCAAACTGTGCTGAATGTCCTGTCCGAAAGCGGAATCTCCCCCGGGTGCCTTGAACTGGAGATTACGGAGACGGTCTTCATCGAATCGTTCGAGCGGATCGTCGGCAAGCTGGAGTATTTAAAAATGCAGGGCATCCGCATCGCGCTTGACGACTTCGGAACGGGTTATTCATCGCTTAGCTACCTCCAGCAGCTGCCGATTACTACACTCAAGATGGATAAGGTCTTTATTGATCAGCTGTCGGATGATTCATACAGCCAGTCGTTTATCCGGACGATGGTGTCGCTGGGTCATGAAATGGGGCTGGAGGTCGTGGCGGAAGGCGTGGAAGACAGCAGCCAGCTGGTCATTCTTGAGGAGGCCGGATGCGACAAGGTGCAGGGCTACCTGTTCAGCAGACCGCTCTCGCAGCGGAACACGGAGGAACTGCTGCGGCGCCATAAGCTTGATTAGGCCGGGCTTAATGCGGAATGTTGCAAGCGGGAGCAAGCCTTTAGTCATTCATATTCTGTAAAAAATTAGGGATGTCCAGTCCAGCCTCAAGCTGGTGCGGACATCCCTTTCGCTGTTTGCCTGCCATTATAAAATGACAATTCGGTTCTTTCCCGTCTTCTTGGCCTCGTACAGAGCGTCGTCCGCCTTCTGGAAGACGAGGCTTTTGGAGCCGGAACCCTGAAAATCATGCATGCCGATGCTTACCGTTACCGATTTCCCTTCCATTTCGGCAATAGGCAGACCGGCGATGCTTGTCCTGACCCGTTCCATGATTTCATGGGCGGCCTCAAGCGGCTTGGCGGTCAGAATGACGACGAACTCTTCGCCCCCGTAGCGGGCGGCAAAGTCATCGGCACCGATATGCTTAAGTATTGTAGCGGCCACCTGCTTAAGCGCAATATCCCCTACCGAATGCCCGTAGGTATCGTTGACCTTTTTAAAATTATCGATATCGAGTATGGCCAGCTGCATCGGAAAAGGATTCGACTCCTGGTGTTCGATCAGCCAGCCAAAATATTCGTGAAAGGTCTTGTGATTGTACAGATCCGTCAGCGGGTCGATCTTGGACAGACGGTCCATAATAATATTCTGGATACGCAGATCCTGCTCCGATTTCTCCGAGCTTTCCAGCGAGCGGATCAAGTCCCGTCCCCGGCGGATTACGGCAAGCCCTGTCAGCAAGGTTGCCACAATAATGCTTATTGTCAGAATCATTTCAATCCGCATGTCTTCGTTGCCAACTCTTCTCCCGAACACCACTGCGGTATACAGCAGGGCAGCTGTCGATGACAGAATCAGGTACAGGGTCTCCAGATAGATCATAGATACCAGAAGCGGGAGGAGCAGGAAGAACGGTTTTACATGAATATTCTCCGAAAGAAACGCAATGATCAGGCTGGAAATAAAGTAGCTTCCAATGGTGATAGAGATTTCGCTAAGCACAGTCTTCCATTTATAAATGCACTCAAGCAGAAGAATGACACCCAAAATCATTAAATCGGGCAGCAAGCTATGGGAGTTAAGCATTTGATTTAATAAATGGACCAGGAGCATAATCCAGAAGGCATTCAGCAGTACACGGTTCCAATTTAATTGACGAGGAGTATACAAAGAATTAAACATAAGGTGATCCTCATTTCCAGTCGCGATGCCTATATATTCGACAGAAATCCCCATTTTCCTCCCTTCCGATGGAGTGGCTGAAATGTTCGGATTTTATCTATATTTATTACAAAAATCTTAAAATTAATGCGAATCACTCTTTAAAACACGAATAATATTTAATATTTGAATTGACATATTCGTTTATTTTCGATAAAATTCTATTGGCTTCAAAAATATTTCCTGCTGTTCGTATATCCTCAAAGATAAGGTTTGGGGGTTTCTACAGGGAACCGTAAATTCCTGGCTACGGATGGGTGCCTTTGGCCTACCCTGACACCGGCCGGGATTTTTGTTTTGCCGACCTTACTTTGCATGGATAAATTCGATTTCTGGAGGAACAGATGAGTAAATATGATGTAATCGTCGTTGGCGCCGGCCCTGCCGGTATTTTTACCTGTTATGAGCTGACCCGGAAGGCCCCGCATTGGAAAGTGCTGTTGATAGACAAGGGACATGACATCTATAAGCGAAGCTGCCCGATTATGGAGGAGAAGATTCAGTTCTGTCCGCCCGCTGCGGGACGCAAGGAATTTGCCGGATGTCTGCCGGCCTGTTCCATTACCGCAGGCTTTGGAGGGGCGGGGGCGTACAGCGACGGAAAGTTCAATATTACGACGGAATTCGGGGGATGGATGACGGATTATCTGCCTCCCTCCAAAGTGTTGGAGCTGATCCGCTATGTCGATGCCATTAATTTGGAGCATGGAGCGACGGAGACGATCACCGATCCTACAACCGACCCGATCCGCCGCATTGAGCAGCGCGGGTATGCAGCCGGACTCAAGCTGCTGCGGGCGCAGGTGCGGCATCTTGGAACAGAGCAGAACCTGGAAATCCTGAAGTCGATTTACGAATATTTACGCACCCGGATTGATATGATGTTCAAGACGGAAGTGCAGGACATTGAGACGGTTAATGATAACGGCACACACCGGGTTACGGGCGTTACTCTGAAGAACGGGGAGACTTACGAGACGGAACTAGCCATGGTCGCTCCGGGACGCGACGGTTCCGCCTGGCTTACGGATGTGCTGAAGAAGCATCGGCTGAAGATGTACAATAACCAAGTGGATGTCGGCGTTCGGGTGGAGACCTCGGATGTCGTGATGCAGGAGATCAACGAGCATCTCTATGAAGGCAAATTCATTTTTAATACCTCGGTCGGAACCCGGGTCCGCACATTCTGCAGCAATCCTTCCGGACATGTTGTCGTGGAGAACCACAGCGGGGTTATGGCTGCGAACGGACACTCGTACAAGGACCCTGCGCTCGGTTCCGTCAATACCAACTTTGCGCTGCTCGTTTCCCATAAATTCACCGAGCCATTCGATAAGCCCAATGAATATGCGCGCGAAATTTGCAAACGGGCGAATGACCTGTCGAGCGGCGGAGTGATCGTGCAGAAATACGGGGATATTTTGCGGGGACGCCGTTCCACCGGGACGAGAATCGCCGAAGGTTTCGTCGAGCCTACGCTTAAAGAGGCGGTTCCGGGCGACCTTGGACTTGTGCTGCCTTACAATACGATGAAGAGTCTCATCGAAATGGTCGAGGCGCTGGAAAAGGTAACGCCAGGCATCGCTTCCGAGCATACACTCTTCTACGGAGTGGAAGCCAAATTCTATTCGGCCCGTCCGAAGCTTACGGAGACGTTCGAGACGGAAATTTCCGGCCTCTACTGCGGCGGAGATGGCGCGGGCATCACGCGCGGGCTGGCCCAGGCGGGCGCGGCGGGGATTTGGGTGGCACGGGGCATGCTTGACCGGGCCTAGCCGTTTGAGCCGCACGCGCGGATCAACAGGTCTCTCAATTAACAATCAAGGGAAGCTGCTTGTTCTCCTCAATTAGTAAGGAGCTGGTGGCTTTCCTTTTTTTCGTGGACATTTCATGGTTCATCTGTCTATAATGACCGATATATTTTAATTATGGGGGCAAGAAAGCGATGCAGTATACGTTCGTCATCCTGCTGCAGCTGCTGGAACGCGCGGCGCTGCTGCTTATGACTCTGTTTGTATTGACCCGGGTGCCGCGCTTCAAGGAGATTTTTCAAAAAAGGGCCTACACTCGGCAGGAGCTGTTTATTGCAACCGTCATTTTCAGCCTGTTCGCCATATTCAGCACGTACAGCGGAATTAAGGTGGAAGGCTCTCTCGTCAATGTGCGGATCGTGGCGATCATGGCCGGCGGCATTCTGTTCGGACCCTGGGTAGGGCTGATTACCGGCCTGATCTCCGGCGTTCACCGGTTTCTGATCGATATCGGCGGCGTCACCTCGGTGCCCTGTCTGATTACTAGCATCATAACCGGTATCGTCTCGGGGATCATCTACCGGCGCACATCCGTCGAGCGCCGCTGGCAGGCCGGAATTCTGGCAGGCATGGGCTGCGAAGCGCTGACGATGCTGCTGATTCTCGTCATGGCGCAACCGGCGTCGCTTGGCGTAGAGATCGTATCGAAGATTGCCTTTCCGATGATTGTGAGCCAGGTCAGCGTTGGACTCATCGTCATGCTCGTTCAGAGCGTGGAAGGAGAGAAGGAGCGGATCGCCGCAAGGCAGTCCAAGTTAGCGCTGGATATTGCGAACAAGACGCTTCCCTATTTTCGGAGCATCAATCCGCAGTCTCTACGCAAAATATGCACGATTATCAAGGAAGACATCGGCGCGGATGCGGTCGCGATTACGGATACCCGGTGGATTCGCGCCTACGTCGGCATCGGTGAAGAGTATTACGCCGAGAAGAACGAGATTATCAGCGAGGAAACGAAGATCACGTTGTCCAGCGGGGAGATTACGATCCGTGATAATGATACCGACTACAATAATCAGCACATCAAATCGCTCATCATCATTCCGCTCAAGGAAAAGGGCATCGTTACCGGCGCGCTCAAAATTTATTATACGAAAGCCCACAAAATTACGTATTCCCTGCAGGCGATGGCCATCGGCCTGTCGCAGATGATCTCTACGCTGATGGAGGTCTCGCGGGTGGAAGACATCAAGGAGATGGCGAACAAGGCGGAGCTGAAGGCGCTGCAGACCCGCATTAATCCTCATTTTCTGTTCAACGCGCTGAACGCCATCGTTTCTTCTATCCGAATTGATCCGGACAAGGCCAGGGAGCTTATCATTAATCTGTCGGGTTATATGCGGTACAATCTGGAGCTGACGGACGATTTCATCGATATCCGCAAGGAGCTTCAGCAGGTCCGGCATTATGTGGAGATCGAGAAAGCGCGCTTCGGAAGACGCCTTAAGGTACTCTACGATATCGACGACGAGACGGAAGTGCGCATCCCGAGCCTGATTATCCAGCCCTTGGTGGAAAATGCGATTGTACATGGCATACTAAAAGGCCGGGGCGCGGGAACGGTGGTGATTTCGGTCAAGGACCGGGGGGATTGCGTGAGGATCGGCATCCGTGACACTGGGGTTGGCATCGGCGAAGAGACGATACAGAAGGTGTATGATGGCAGCATGCCGGAGAACAAGATCGGACTGTTCAACGTGCATCAGCGGGTGAAGCTGATCTACGGCGAGGGACTGAAGATTACGAGGCTGGATAAAGGGACGGATATTACTTTTGATGTCAAAAAGGAGAGCCGATGAAAGCGATAATCGTAGAAGATGAAGAGCTGGCCAGACAGGAGCTTGCCTATCTGATCCAGGCGAACAGCGGCATCGAGATCGTCGCTCAGTTCGAGGATGGTCTGGACGCGCTGAAATTTTTGCAGACCCAGGAAGTCGATGTGCTGTTTCTTGATATCAATATTCCTTCTGTGGACGGCGTGTTGCTGGCCCAGAATATCAGCAGATTTTCCGTGAAGCCCTATATTGTGTTCATCACCGCCTATAAGGAGCATGCAGCCGAAGCGTTCGAGATCGAGGCATTCGATTACATCCTGAAGCCGTACAGCGAAACAAGGATTAAGGGAATGCTGGGCAAGCTGGAAGCGGCCTTTGCGCAGCGACCCGGCGGGGAAGAGGAGCGAAGTCCGGTCAGCAACAAGATCAATTTGTGGAAAAATGAAAAAATTATCGTGGTCGACGCCGATGACATTTACTATGCCTCAGCCCAAGAGAAGACGACGAGCGTCTTTACGCGAAGCGAAGAATACTCCATGGGAGTCAGCATCAGCGAGTTTCACGGCCGGCTGCCGCAGGAACGTTTTTTCCGCTGCCACCGGTCTTTTGTCGTCAACCTGTCCAAAATCAAGGAAATCATTCCCTGGTTCAATAACACGTATCTGCTGAGGCTGCGCGATCTCGACTTCGAGGTACCTGTCAGCCGGAGCAAGGTTAAAGAATTCAGGCAGATTATGCGGCTGTAGAGGCAGTTCATTCCTTCTTTCCGTCATTTCGTTCCGTATTTGATCCGCATTGTTGCAAGCGAGTTACAATAAAGAGGCAAAAGGCGCTCATGAACGCGGCAATAACGGATGAAAGAAGGAAATGACCATGTCGGTAGGAACTAAAGCAAACAACCGCTTCCTCATTGTACTGGGAACAATCATTATGCAGATGGGACTGGGTACCATTTATACATGGAGCTTGTTCAACCAGCCTCTCGTGACCAAATTTGGCTGGCAGCTAAGCTCGGTATCCACTACCTTTTCTATAACGAGCTTTGCGCTAGCATTCGCGACACTCTTCGCGGGTAAGCTTCAGGATAAAATCGGGCTTCGCCGCCTGACAGCGGTGGCTGGAGTTATGCTCGGTCTCGGTCTAATGTTCAGCTCGCAGGCAAGCTCGCTGCCTATGCTTTACCTACTGGCAGGGGTCATTGCCGGGTATGCGGACGGAACGGCTTACATCACTTCGCTGTCGAACCTGATTAAATGGTTCCCTAACCGCAAAGGACTTATTTCGGGAGTCTCAGTCGGCGCTTACGGAACAGGAAGCCTGGTCTTCAAATATGTGAACGCCCACCTGATCGGCTCGGTCGGAGTCTCCCGTACGTTTCTGTACTGGGGCATGATCGTCATGGCAATGGTTGTCATTGGCTCTCTGCTTGTGCGTGAGGCTTCGGTTGTCAAAGCTTCCCCGTCTCCCTCGGCGGCCGATGCCGGAAACGGAGTCAAGGATTATACGGTCGGTGAAATGCTGCGTACCAAGCAAGCCTATCTGCTGTTTGTCATTTTCTTTACCGCCTGCATGAGCGGCCTTTATTTGATTGGTATCGTTAAGGATATCGGCGTGAAGCTGGCAGGACTTGATGTGCAGACCGCGGCCAACGCGGTGGCGATGATCGCTATCTTCAACACGGCGGGACGCCTTATCCTCGGGGCGCTGTCTGACAAAGTGAGCCGCCTGAAGCTGGTTGGCGTAACAATGGCCATTACCGCCGTCGCCGCGCTGACTCTGAGCTTCGCGCATCTGAACTTCGGACTGTTCTTCGCCTGTGTGGCCGCTATCGCTTTCTGCTTCGGCGGCAATATTACCGTCTTCCCGGCTATTGCCAGCGACTTCTTCGGCCTGAAGAACCACAGCAAGAATTATGGCATCATCTATCAAGGCTTTGGCCTTGGGGCATTGTCCGGCTCGATCATCGCCGCCTTCCTTGGCGGATTCAAACCGACCTTCGTCACCATTGGGGTGCTGTGCGCGATTGCCTGCGTGATCGCCGTATCCCTGAAACCGCCGATTGGAGCACGCAAGGAACGCAAACGGAGTACGGAGATATCCCGCCGCACCGCGTACGGACGGATCTCCTAAAGGCAGCAGTAAGTTTCAAGTGATGTCGGAACTCGGCAAGACCGCCCAAACTAGATTTCAATAATCTCCTAAAAGAATAGAAAAAGGGCGGCAAACATGTAAAGAGACTGTTCCTTGAGGGTCTATCAGACCTGACGGGAACGGTCTTTTTTCGTGCGGGAACATGTTATTGTAATCAGATACATTGTATAATCTGCGGCTGTTAACGGGAGGTTTGGAGAATGAATCAATGGGGAACAAGAAAAGAAACTCTGAAAGGTAAAGAAACAGGCAGAGAATATTAATAGCTCAAAGGGGCCAACCCAAAAGTGCTCGTATCATAGGGGGAATAACCAAAAAATGACCTCAAAATCCACGGTAAAGTGGAAGATGAGGTCATTTTTTGGATACAATTACAAATATAATGTGAGGGACTAAAAATCAAAAAATGGCTTTTGGGATCATAACATGTTATAGCCTTGCGGTGTATCCCGTGTATGTTCCATCCCCTTTAATGCTAAGGGTCAACTTGATATTGATAGGTTGAATATTGCTTCCTTCCCAAATGTCCCAGCTAAGCTTGACAGTTCCGGTTGCCCAAATTCCACCGGGGTAACCGGGATTATCTGTTA includes these proteins:
- a CDS encoding rhodanese-like domain-containing protein, translated to MNFKPKSQVLAAPAASPDEATAYFAAKGRFETDVADVAYDIREGIQSFILVDVRDARSYEEAHLPGAVSLPSGHLGSGGLAALPQDKVLVLYCWGPACNGATKAAARLAAQGYRVKEMLGGIEYWRREGGPLEGTLREEAPLCWHMPPMPPQV
- a CDS encoding LysR family transcriptional regulator, whose protein sequence is MELTYLRTFCEVAASGSHTRAAENLGYAQSSVTAQIAKLEEMYGAKLLERSGRGMAPTFAGRTLLRYARQMLALSEEAKEVIAEGQTGELAIGSIETLAAYFLPQRLHQYRKQYPDIRIRVLPGSETDIIAAVRNKSADFGLIFDMPYASDELQVLALQPEELFIIVHPGHPLAGHGSAELSMLAAEPLVLTEDTCTYRNFLLQKMRGLGMTPRVELEFGNLEGIKQAVKHEWGVAFLPGYTVLEELRRGELRAIPVSEDGGKGFFIQLIYRKDRWLSASFKRFIEMMQAGG
- a CDS encoding EAL domain-containing protein codes for the protein MRRFKVILLFFILFILLPDAAYAAKKHVVYKAELDYPPYKYIQNEYLTGFDIDLTNMIFGKQDYLVQYGSDSWSRVYRQLRDGEIDTAGMMAVTEERKEDVLFSSPVMKIRISVYARQDLKDDIGPEHLGNYKVGVGEGQYTEGILQQRLGVSGYTVYPTVAEALDALRRGDIDLLFENQAVVDYLIVEEGLTGSIIHKMRNLYPADVAYGISKTSPELVPYINDRLKQLKRSGAFEELYQQYFFKHSEDYRNRLQLKTIAWIVIGCCLLAVGAFLLRMYINHLRRIIQAEQQFFEDMIEHTGVLVWAVYEDRTVLRLNKYGEKVIGLKEKEIIGKSLEDVEVKVPGGNRMKELLCRAASQDFVSHVEFQIPDGVSKGRYFTFRTTLIKGLEGSNSKAFVLIGIDIDESKRNELELQSSYRKLEATHLELAAAKEKLQDQNGKLSYSEQRFRLAVEASGAFLWEYDSEKQWHWVSERWYEVMGYKQEDMDLSVEAVLNLIHPDDRERARKAREEHLAGLTPVYESEYRMRTKDGHYFWFEVRGKATYDKRKGIQLFLGSLIDISNRKQMELKLSGSYQELEATYEQLAATQQELVDQYDTLLENQRKMHHLAYFDSLSHLPNRLCLLETMEKYFQLPGRSAALLFVDTDNFKYINDTMGHKFGDILICQVSERLQSIIVRGGSMLSRLGGDEFVIFLKDIEEHKEVLALAEQLLSEFRRPFEIGESSVYVSASIGISFYPKDGNTTEEILKNADVAMYRAKEAGKGVYAVYDRGMHTEFNERMMIEKHLRSALDNEEFELFYQPQVDLRTGAISGFEALIRWNSPDLGFVSPLSFIKIAEDSRLIIPIGEWVLRKACQFMSGLCRQNNNCCKIAVNISVIQLLQDDFIQTVLNVLSESGISPGCLELEITETVFIESFERIVGKLEYLKMQGIRIALDDFGTGYSSLSYLQQLPITTLKMDKVFIDQLSDDSYSQSFIRTMVSLGHEMGLEVVAEGVEDSSQLVILEEAGCDKVQGYLFSRPLSQRNTEELLRRHKLD
- a CDS encoding GGDEF domain-containing protein, encoding MFNSLYTPRQLNWNRVLLNAFWIMLLVHLLNQMLNSHSLLPDLMILGVILLLECIYKWKTVLSEISITIGSYFISSLIIAFLSENIHVKPFFLLLPLLVSMIYLETLYLILSSTAALLYTAVVFGRRVGNEDMRIEMILTISIIVATLLTGLAVIRRGRDLIRSLESSEKSEQDLRIQNIIMDRLSKIDPLTDLYNHKTFHEYFGWLIEHQESNPFPMQLAILDIDNFKKVNDTYGHSVGDIALKQVAATILKHIGADDFAARYGGEEFVVILTAKPLEAAHEIMERVRTSIAGLPIAEMEGKSVTVSIGMHDFQGSGSKSLVFQKADDALYEAKKTGKNRIVIL
- a CDS encoding NAD(P)/FAD-dependent oxidoreductase is translated as MSKYDVIVVGAGPAGIFTCYELTRKAPHWKVLLIDKGHDIYKRSCPIMEEKIQFCPPAAGRKEFAGCLPACSITAGFGGAGAYSDGKFNITTEFGGWMTDYLPPSKVLELIRYVDAINLEHGATETITDPTTDPIRRIEQRGYAAGLKLLRAQVRHLGTEQNLEILKSIYEYLRTRIDMMFKTEVQDIETVNDNGTHRVTGVTLKNGETYETELAMVAPGRDGSAWLTDVLKKHRLKMYNNQVDVGVRVETSDVVMQEINEHLYEGKFIFNTSVGTRVRTFCSNPSGHVVVENHSGVMAANGHSYKDPALGSVNTNFALLVSHKFTEPFDKPNEYAREICKRANDLSSGGVIVQKYGDILRGRRSTGTRIAEGFVEPTLKEAVPGDLGLVLPYNTMKSLIEMVEALEKVTPGIASEHTLFYGVEAKFYSARPKLTETFETEISGLYCGGDGAGITRGLAQAGAAGIWVARGMLDRA
- a CDS encoding sensor histidine kinase, with translation MQYTFVILLQLLERAALLLMTLFVLTRVPRFKEIFQKRAYTRQELFIATVIFSLFAIFSTYSGIKVEGSLVNVRIVAIMAGGILFGPWVGLITGLISGVHRFLIDIGGVTSVPCLITSIITGIVSGIIYRRTSVERRWQAGILAGMGCEALTMLLILVMAQPASLGVEIVSKIAFPMIVSQVSVGLIVMLVQSVEGEKERIAARQSKLALDIANKTLPYFRSINPQSLRKICTIIKEDIGADAVAITDTRWIRAYVGIGEEYYAEKNEIISEETKITLSSGEITIRDNDTDYNNQHIKSLIIIPLKEKGIVTGALKIYYTKAHKITYSLQAMAIGLSQMISTLMEVSRVEDIKEMANKAELKALQTRINPHFLFNALNAIVSSIRIDPDKARELIINLSGYMRYNLELTDDFIDIRKELQQVRHYVEIEKARFGRRLKVLYDIDDETEVRIPSLIIQPLVENAIVHGILKGRGAGTVVISVKDRGDCVRIGIRDTGVGIGEETIQKVYDGSMPENKIGLFNVHQRVKLIYGEGLKITRLDKGTDITFDVKKESR